The sequence GGCGCAGCAACGGCACGGCATCGCCTTGCTGCTTCAGGGCTTGGGCGAGGGCTGCTTGCACGTCGGTCTGCTGCAGTTGCAGTTGATCCCGACGCACATGCAGGCTGGCTTGTTGTTCAAGGTGCTGCTGAATCTGTGCGGCCAAGGGTTGCAACTGGCTGGTCAGCTCAGCTTGGCGTGAGAAGTGATGACGTTGCGGCGTCAATTGTTCCAGGCGGCTCAGGTCCAGTCGTTGCTGGGCCTGGCCATCCCAATCCTGCTGGGCCTGCTGCAGTTGCTCAGTCGCGTTTTGTTGACGCTCCTGCCACTCGCGCAGCTCCTTGAGCCACGTGTGCTGGAGTTCAAGCTGCTTGAGTTGGGCTTGTTGGGTCTTGAGCTGTTGCTGGGCCTCGCTTAACTGTTGATCCAGTTCAGCGCGTGCCTCGGCAGGCAGCGGCGTGACGCCGGTGGCCTGGTCTTGCAGCAGCTTGTGGGCTTCCTTGGCGTCTTTGGCCTTGTCGAAGGCGCGGCGGCCCAGTTGGGTGTAGAGCGCAGTGTCGGTGAGCTTTTCCAGTAGCTCACTGCGCTCGTTGTCATTGGCCTTGAGGAACGCGCTGAACTCACTTTGCGCGAGCAATACCGCACGGGTGAACTGCTCGAAGTTCAGGCCCAGGGCCAGTTCCAGCTGGGTCTTGTATTCGGTTTTCTGGCTGGCCAGCAGTTGCTCGCTGTCGAGATCAATCAAGCTCTGGCGGCTGTTTTGCAGCTTGCCGCTGGCCTTGTCCCGGGCACGGTTGGCTTCCCAGCGCGCGCGATAGCGACGGCCGCTGACGCCGACAAAATCCACCTCGGCATAACCACCGCCGGTGCCGCGACGAATCAGCGTGCGCGGGTCGCCAATGGAAATATCGCTGTCGGCATCGGGCATCTTCGCCTGGCCGGTGTCGCCCAGGCGCGGCACCGCGCCAAACAGCGCCAGGCACAGGGCATCGAGCAAGGTACTTTTACCGGCGCCCGTGGGCCCGGTAATCGCAAACAGCCCGGCGCTGGCCAAGGGTTCGGCGGTAAAGTCGATCTCGAACGGTCCGGCCAGGGAGGCAAGGTTTTTCAAGCGAATGGCGAGGATCTTCATGGCTGTTCATCCTCCTGTTGCACTTCCTGGAGCAGCACGGCGAAATCCTTCAGGGTCTGTTTGTCCACGTCATTGCCGTAGCTTTCCTGCCAGGCTCGGCTGAACAACTCCTGGGGAGTGAGCTGGTCGAGTTCGACCAGACGATCTTCATCACTGTGTTCGCGATTGCCACTGCCCGCATATTCGGCCGCGATGCGCACCAGGCGCACGGCCTTGCCTTGCAGGGCGTTTTCCACTTGTTGGCGCAGGTCGGGTTGCGGCTCGTCGAGGCGTACCCGCACTTCCAGCCAGGGTTGGCGCTGGGTTTCGGCCAGCAGGTCGATATCGGGCAAGTCGGCCAATTGCTTGAGGATGTCGGCCAGAGGCGCGGCTTCCAAGCGTTGCAGATTGACCGCGCGGGGAATCAGCCGGGACTCGACGCTGACCAGGGTTTCGCCGTCCAGCTGCACATCGAGGATCTGGTGCTGATAGCCGATTTCGGAGAACGACAGTGGAATCGGCGAGCCGCAGTAACGAATGCGTTCTTCGCCATTGACCCGCTGGGGTTTGTGCAAGTGGCCAAGGGCGACATAACTGACACTGGCATCGAACAGACTGGCGGGGAGTGCTTCGGCATTGCCGATGATCAGGCTGCGCTCGGAGTCTTCCGACACCGAGCCACCGGCCATGTGCGCGTGGCTGATGGCAATCAGCGCCTGGCCCGGCTCGCGTTTGGCGTTGGCCGCGGCGATCAGCCATTCATGCACTTGGCCAATGCCGCGCAAGTAGTCATCCCCCAACTGCGAGCCGGTGACTTCGGCCGGGCGCAGGAAGGGCAGGGCCAGGCACCAGCCGGTCACGGCGCCGGTCTTGTCGGGCAATGGGATCAGCAGACGTTCGACGTCCAGTTGGCCGTCGTCCAGCCACAACACCCGTCCCAGCGCATGGGTGCGCAAACGGCGCATCAACGGCGCGGGCAGTTCGATCCGCGAGCCGGAGTCGTGGTTGCCGGCGATCATCACAATGGTCAGCGCTGGGTTTTGTTCGTGGGCGCTGATGATGAAGTCGTACAGACGCTCCTGGGCCTTGAGCGGCGGGTTGACCGTATCGAAGATATCCCCAGCGATCAGCAGCACATCGGGGCAGTGCAGCTTGAGTTGGCCCAGCAGCCAGTCGAGGAAACAGGCGTGTTCGAAGTCGCGTTCCTGGCCGTGGAGGTTTTGGCCCAGGTGCCAGTCGGAGGTGTGGAACAGACGCAAGGCGAACTCCGTGAAGAAGATGAAAAGGAGGGGAGTTTACCTGCAAACCTGTGGGAGGGGGCTTGCTCCCGATGGCGGCGGATCAGTTACAGATAAGCTGGCTGACACACCGCTATCGGGAGCAAGCCCCCTCCCACAGGGGTTACGCGGTGTTCAGGCAACCCAACGCTCGGTCGGCCAGGGTTTTGGCCATCTCGATCAGGTGTTCGGTGGAGGCTGCCATATGGCGATGATCGCCGGTCAGCCCTTCGGTTGTGCTGGCTGCGGTGGCGGCTGCGCAGTGCAGCAGGTCGCAGATCTGGGCGAG is a genomic window of Pseudomonas sp. ADAK18 containing:
- a CDS encoding exonuclease SbcCD subunit D C-terminal domain-containing protein; the encoded protein is MRLFHTSDWHLGQNLHGQERDFEHACFLDWLLGQLKLHCPDVLLIAGDIFDTVNPPLKAQERLYDFIISAHEQNPALTIVMIAGNHDSGSRIELPAPLMRRLRTHALGRVLWLDDGQLDVERLLIPLPDKTGAVTGWCLALPFLRPAEVTGSQLGDDYLRGIGQVHEWLIAAANAKREPGQALIAISHAHMAGGSVSEDSERSLIIGNAEALPASLFDASVSYVALGHLHKPQRVNGEERIRYCGSPIPLSFSEIGYQHQILDVQLDGETLVSVESRLIPRAVNLQRLEAAPLADILKQLADLPDIDLLAETQRQPWLEVRVRLDEPQPDLRQQVENALQGKAVRLVRIAAEYAGSGNREHSDEDRLVELDQLTPQELFSRAWQESYGNDVDKQTLKDFAVLLQEVQQEDEQP
- a CDS encoding DUF3077 domain-containing protein, whose translation is MNKIVPDPPRFTPDRETLDRTLRHYLHPASPPSFTVHHDLSFEDALAQICDLLHCAAATAASTTEGLTGDHRHMAASTEHLIEMAKTLADRALGCLNTA